The genomic DNA TCATTCTTTCTCAGGCCCCACAAAGAGTCTCAGGCTTTCAGCCTATGACCTGCTAGAAGCTAACTTTGGGATAACCAGGCTTTAGTTGTGCTGGAACCTCTGTTAATGGATCAGTCTGACTCATCagcatttcttttattaaatgcttcaTTAATGCCTAAATATTAAAGTCAGCATATGGAGTATTTGAGCCAGCCAGTGGAGTATCATATCGGTCAAGTGGGCTCAGCTATCTGGACCAGCTGATAACACTGCTGCTCAAACTCCTTCCTAAGAAAAACTTTAGGCTGTTTATTTGAATGCATGTAGATATGTGACTAATTGGATTTGCCACTTGAAGGCCtcagaaaaaacacttaaattgtgattttaaaaaaacaacaactttacaTTATTCTACTCtccttaaataaaacaaacaaacaaaaaaaacattaggtaaaagcagaaaaaagctgaaaatcagGTGTGTTTGACGTTCTCATTCACTTTTCTGACAGTAGATCAGAGACATTGGCTACAAAGTTGCACAGCTCCATACCTCCATCTGCTGGCCACATACAGCGCCACTAACGGCTGTGGGGATTCAGAGATTTATGAACGTCAGGTCAAAATAGATTTCAAACATTTCCAAAGTATTTCATTGGTCAAACTGAACAGTGACTTATCGTGATGGATTTAGCCCAAAATATTTAACTTATTTGTGTTGCCTGTATCAAAGACATCGTACTAAGTTAGACTGTTTCCACTTCAGTAAGTCTGAGAAACAGTTGCTGTTGCCTGCAAAGAAAACATAGCTTCAATAAATGAGGGCAAATGATGTTTTATTGAGTTGGGCCAAGCTTCAGTCAGCAGAGCCACACCTCCTACAGGTGCACTCACTTACTCTGATTGCCTCTCCCTGTATTCGAACCAGCTTGAAATTGTATGGCTTCCTGATGACCAGCgacatataaaaacacacaacttCTCTCTGCTTAACATTTTCCCATTTTCTTGTAAATCTCCTCTAGGTCTCCTCTCGTGAAACAGCTGAAATGGCTCTCAATGGTAAAACTGCAGTAGTGACCGGAGCTGCAATGGGAATAGGAAGATCAATAGCTGAACTTCTTCTGCAAAATGGTGCCAAGGTAGTGTTTGAGTTCAGATGTGGAGATCCTTCTTGTGCTTCACATTTTGAAGTGCTGAGGTtgaatactttttttcttttcttttttttcctgtgataGATGAGTCGATTTGTGGTGATGAATGTGAGCATGTAACTGTGCCAGAGTAGATAAGTTTGTTTTTACTGGTCATATGTGACTAAAATCAAATACTTTAAGTAAACTACTGCTTGGCCTATTTGGAGTTTGGAAGCAAATACAGGTTAAGTCAGGATGAATGAGTCTGATTTGAACTGCATCCTTTTATTAAGCTGCCTTCAGTTAATCCCCCTGGTATGAAGTTGGTTGCCCACTAAATTACTGTATTTGTGGTGTTGGAAGGTGGATGTTGGAGGGGAAACTTGCTATCCATTTAATAGCATTTATTATAGATCTCTCACTAAAAATGGTAACATTTATGGTTTTAAACTTTAAGTAATGGAATGTAACTTATTTTTAGGGTTGTATTTGCAAGAATGGACCAAGGAAGGGTCTATCTGATGAATCAAAATGAAATTTTCATCCTCACCGAAGAGGGATGGGAAAGAAACAGGTTCCTGAGCTCCTCCTTTAGTGTGTTTGCCTAAAAACCCTTCATGGGGGTAAATCATAACATTTTACTGCAGGATGTGACCAAAAACAAAATGCCAAATGTGTTGTCCTGCATATATAGGTGGCCATCCTGGACATGAATGAAGCTGCAGGACAGAGTTTAGTTGAAACCCTGAACAAAGAGCATGGACCAGACAGAGTCCTGTTCCTGCTGTGCAACGTAGAGTCAGGAGAGGAGATCAAAGGTAACATGCATACACCACAAAATGTAAATGTGGGGGCAAAGGCTTGGATGTGTTTATAATCTGCTTTCCTTCAAATACTTGTAGATTCAGTTTGTTCCAGTCAGCAAACTTTTATCAAACAAACTCACCAGCTTGAGTCACAGTCTGGGCCGTTATCAGCAGCTGGAGCTTCAGTCCATGAGAAATTAATGGCTGTTCATGTGGGAGTCAATGAGCCAACAGAGCTTTACCAGAGCACAAGGGTTTTGCTAATGCAGATGCTGCTAATAAAGCGGATCAGATTCCTGAGGGAGTAGTTGCCATGCTTCTGTAGTCTACCTTAAAGCTGCTTCATGAATCGGAATGCTGCATCAGTTCTTGTAGTTCCCAATAAACAGCCAGAGATGAATTTCTTTTTATTGGCTTGAATTTTGTCACTTGGTGTTGAAAGGACTGTTATTCCTGTGGTGTCTCAAGCTGCCTTTCAGAAAACTGTAGAAACCTTTGGTGGAATTGACATCCTGGTCAACAATGCTGGCATCTTCAATGAGATCATGTGGGAGAAAACTATTGGCATCAACCTTGTAAGAAACACTCACATTCCATATTGAGCTACTCAACATCACATATGCAAGAGATTGCAAATGTCATGGATGCCTTTTGTCGTAGGCTGGCTGTATTAGGGGGGCTTACCTGGTTATCGAGCACATGAACAAGCTGACCGGGGGTCGTGGAGGGGTCATCGTCAATGTGGCATCCAtagcaggtaaaaaaaaaactgtatttgtGTCTAAAAGGACCATTTCATGCATGCTAATCACTTCATTTGAAATCATGAACAGCCTGAACTATCAGGACTGCTAAAGGAAAACTTGAGTTGAAATTGAACTGCAACCCATCCTACAGGTATTGGCCTCCTGTCTTGCTGCCCTGTGTATACAGCCACCAAGCATGGAGTGGTTGGGTTTACTCGAGCATTTGCGGTAAGGAAACTGACACCATTTCAGGAAAAATCAGTTTCAATTTGTTTGTACAGTCTGGATAGTCAGTGTAAGCTGCATGTTGGGGTCATTGGCTACTAGAGCGTCTGTGCCACTGCTATAACTTGCATGTTTAACTGCTCATTAACACATAGTCTAATCAGCCAGTAAAACTTGACTGGGTCAATATGACTTGAGGCTCAAACAGGCATCAAAAGAAAGATGATTCAAGTGATTTTAAACATGGCATGGAGGTTTTGAGTACTCAAACTGCTGGAAAAATCCAAGTAGTTCACACTTTAGGGTTTACATTAGGGGtccccagtccacgagggctggtgtccctgcaggttttagctGTGACAGGTCAAAGACACATCtgatttaaatgtataaattaccacctcaacatgtcttgaagctCTCCAAagacctggtaatgaactaatcatgtgattcaggtgtgttgacccagggtgagatctaaaacctgcagggacaccggccctcatggactgggattggggacccctggtttaCATAAAATGgtctgggggggaaaaaaaaaatcagcaagcATCAGTTGTGAGCGTAATGCTAGGTCAGAATGACCAGACTAACACGATGGCAACTAACATTATGGCAACAGGAATTCCACCAAGCGCTTGTTGCAACAAAGGTATGCACAGGGGAATGGACTGGCACCATACACTGAAGCGCATGGTATTAAAGAACTGAAAACTGCAGCTACAATTTGCATGGATCATCCTGCTCGTAACATCAGTTCATCCTGCTGGTGGAATAACAGGGTGGAGGATATCCTGACACTGTGCTCATGATTACTGTTGCTGTTCATGTCATGCCTCTGACCAGTGTGGCAATCATCTGATGGCTGCTGCTAGCAGGAGAACATGCAGGTCACAAAGCTCAGTTTCTCTTCACTGTTCAATTGGACTCGATCACCATCTTTCTCCTGTGACCATTTTTCAGCACCTTATTGAATCGAGACCTACACAAAATATAAAGATTAACTTTTTCTTACTAGGCTGCCTCAGTTGCATCAGGCTATGGTATACGGATGAATGCCCTCTGCCCGGGATTCGCTCAAACAGACCTCTTCTCCTCTGTCCAGTCCAGACTGGGACAATTCTCCAACTTGGCAGGTGCCAACCAGGAACTGATAGAAAAACTTGGCGTGTTAACGTGAGTCTTTAAAATGTCTGTACACATTGCATTATGTTAAAAGTATTTTGCAGTGGACATGAATATTCATGGTAACTGTACCTCTTGATGCAGGTCTGCAGAAGTAGTCCAGGGCTTCCTTGAGCTGGTGACCGATGAGACCAAAAATGGACAAGCTCTCATAGTACTCCCGAAAGAGAAGAAATATGCAACTTTTCCAGTATCACCCACTGATTAACTCATGACAATATTTCAAGTCTTTCAGGCCAGAGTTTAAACTTCTGTACAGCaataaaagatgaaaatataaaatctgTGTGGGTGTTTGATCTGCAACATCCTGCTACTGGCAGATTTCAGTATTGTTGTTGCACAAGAGTCACACTTAAACCGCGTGACAGTAGGAGGAGCTGCTAAACCATGCTGAATTTGTAGTGTTGCAATAAAGGTAGCAGATGTATTCGTACTAATCGTTATTGGTGGCCCCACTGAGTCACCACACTGAAGCAAAATTTCACTCAGGTTTCCAAAACATTGCCAGGTCCTGGCTGAAATGGTCTTAATGCAGTGTTTTATTGACAGAAGCTTTCATAGAATGCTTGCTTGGAGAAGGTGACAATATTAAAATTGCTTTGTTTTATCCACATGCTGGCATacatgtggtgtgtgtgtggttttttttttttttttttttttttttttttttataaattaaataCTTGTCACAAGTAGAATATTGAGTCCAGAAGTGTAGAAACTCAAGGGTAAGGAATCTTTGACTGAATTTCATATGGCTAGGCCTCACACTAGCAAGAACAAGTATTTGGCCCAAATGTTAACTGCATCTGAATACTATAGCTCAGAGCAAGATCATAGCCCTGCAGGCACTGCAAAGATGCAGCGTCACCTGTATCTAGCTCTCACAgtgtaacttttttctttttcccctatttaaaatatttaaactcaTGCCTGACAGGGATGTAGTCAGTCACCGTACCGGCATAGAATAAACTAATGTATCTAAACAGAAATCAACTTCCTCTGCCAATACCCGAAATGACAAGCCACAAAGGAAaatgcattgtcattgcaaaataTCACACCATATGTTTGAAGGCACAGCAGTCAGATCTCACATAGATACACGTCTCTGTATTAAGAATTAATTATCACCCACAGTCAGCTGTGAAAGGGAAGTCACCAAaacaaagcagattttttttttttaaaaggggaAGCTAGTCTGCACTCACAAGAAGTATGTCTAGACAATGGTTTCATCTGCAAGGTTAAACAGCAAGGTGGACTAATGTGAAAAGGCTACGAGTGAAATGAGGACGGCGAGAAGCAGTCACAAAATCAGTATTTGACCGAAAATCAGCACAATGTAGAGAACTGATGAGGAGCCCCCGAGCCTACAATTGGTATTACATGTGCAAGAGCCTAAAACAAAGATGTACTTAAACACTTGCTATTACTAATGGTACAAAAGTTTAAGTTTCAAAGTACGAGTATACATTAATCATTCATATGTCACATTGGTGCTGGGCAGATTTATCCATAACACTTCGTCATATTAGTagatttatgtttaaaaatcaGTGAGTTACTAAGTAATTAAAGCTTTTTGATGGTATTGAGTACTTTgtctttcagctgcttcctttAGGGGTCGGCTTAAGAAGAAGTACTCTGTACCATTAATGCTAAAGCTTTAATTACTTAGTATATTGCTGATTTTAAAATATAGTGTGTCACGATTTATGAGACAAATTATCATCAATTTAGAAATTcagaacacatttttattttccacagtAATTACTTAATGCAACAAAACAGGTTTCAGGTTTTCATGTACTTCAgttgtttttgtaaatgtgcGTTTCTCGGACTTTGAATCAACTTTCTTTAGTTTCAATGAGTTGCAGGCTAAAAATCAGACAGATGTGACAGTTACCAGTATTGATCCTATCAGGCTAGTATCAATCAGATACCCACACCAGCATTGGCATCGATACTATTGATATTTGGATCAATCTGCTCATGTTTACTCCTTGTTTGTAAGGGGTTACTGCAGTGGATGGACACACAATACTCAAAATGTACTCACATTTAATTGTCTCCTGAGAGTGTAATGACACAAGGCAGACTATTCTCGTAACATGACTAATCGCTGGTCCTATCCATGTGTATTATCCAGTTATATTGGGGGTAGTAAGATTAACAGTACTCCTCTCCAGGGACAGTGATGCTGGAGCAGTCACTTCAGGCAAACTGGTGTCACCCATGACCCCCCTCTGGGCACGCCCCTATGATGGAGTTGTAGGcccacattaaaataaataaatacattaattaataaaaaaatatatacattattAATCACTTTGAGAATAAAGTTGGAAAtctattttgagaaaaaagttgACTgattacagttttttgtttcaaGACAAACTGCTACGGTTGGTATATCCTCCGACTTCGTGAACTCGTACTTCAGAATCGGTTTTAGTAACAAGGAAGGAAATGGTTTCTCTTTTACCACATTAACACAGCTGGTGATCCGTATAAGGACGTTGAAAAGATGGTGCAGAAAGCTGCATCtggtcaaacagaaaaacacacaaactccgaAGAGtggatttgtacaaaatgaaatggCGCGTAGTGAACAGAGCCGAGGTTATCGGGGATGTACGTTGTATCACAAGATGGCTGATCAATTTGTTTAATTAAGTCATCTATACGAGGCATTTTGTACATTTGATAAAGCTGCCTAGAATTATGACTTTATTCTTGAAattttgactttattctcaaaatggtcagtaatattttgttttttcttaatgtggcccTAATACCCCTTCAAGCATTATGAAACCATACATCAATACTTAAAATATACTTCAAAGATCCaagattcaaagtgtttattgtcatgtgCACAGAAGAAAtagcatttctctgtgcaatgaaattcttcCTTTGCTGTCCATACACAAATGCCAAGTTGGGTAGGGCTGAAGGAACAAGATAAATAAGGTAAAAATAAGGATAAAAAATAgtgaaagataaataaataagtacaaAATAAGTAAATGAAGACAAGTGAGGTATGCAGTTGTCAGTGTAAAAAGGATGTACAAAGGAGCTTTCCACTAAATTGTCTCCTGAGAGTGTAATGACACCACGCACAGTTGTCTGGTAACATGACTAATCACTGATCCTATCCATGTGTTTCATCCAGTGGCATTGGGGGTTGTAAAATAACTGTACTCTCTAgtgcacaggtgtcgaactcctgGCCTCAAGGGCCAGTATCCTGCAGGCTTTAGATGTGCCCTTgttccaacacagctgatttaaatggctaaattacctcctcaacatgtcttgaagttctccagaggtctggtaatgaactaatcatttgattcaggtgtgttgacccagggtgagatctaaaacctgcaggacaccggccctcgaggcctggagttcgacacccctgctctagtgGTATCAACCACGACCCCCCTCTGGGTACGCCCCTGCTGCACGCACCATCGAAAAATGACCGCGAGAAGAGTTTTTGCACAGTTGGGATGAATGCACATTAACTGTGCATCTAATCTGACTATCCTCACACTCTGACCGCCtccagtctctcactcaacctTCGCACGGTTGCCACACGTTTGAAGCCCCGCGCGTCTTCCTGGTGGGCGGCGACAGATGGGCAGATTAAAATAGCGATCAACTTCTCTCTATTTAACATACTCTCAGTTCTTTGAGTGTGTACGGAAGCTGACCACCTCCTGGCTCGTCTTAATAAACAGCTGAAATGGCTCTGGACGGTAAAACTGCGATAGTGACAGGAGCGGCGATGGGAATAGGAAAAGCGATAACGGAGATTCTTCTGAAAAACGGTGCCAAGGTAGACATTAAGCTCGGATttggatttctttctttcttgtgtgtgtgtgtgtgtgtgtgtgtgtgtgtgtgtgtgtgtgtgtgtgtgtgtgtgtgtgtgtgtgtgtgagtgagtgagtgagtgagtgagagagagggagattaTATGTGTGCGCTTGTTTTAAACAGTGGTGTAGAAAATATTAATTTACATTTACCGGCACCCTTtagttggaaaaacaaaaaaacaaaacaaccctcGAAGAGTTGCCAAGCTGTTGACATAATGCCAAAATGTGACACATAAACTGTAACACTTGACTAACAGCATGTAATCCATGACTAAATGTGGAAATTCACCTGTTGCACACgtctctctttttatttaattaagttttttttttccctttttttgttgctgttttcttttatattgtgtTTTTGGTTGTTCATGCCTCACAGCCAAGAAGTTTTTAATCAGCCTGTGGGACAGAGAGCAGCTGGCGATGGAGTCAGCAAGAGCCTGTATATTTAAGGGGTGTCTGAACATGTAGGTGTGTCCTTtacttaaaaacataaacaccttGCAAAGCTGCCAAGTTTAATCTTAATCCTTATCTTAGATTAAATGTGGAAATCCACCTGCCgtgtctgtttttgtgtcagCGCTGCATTTGTTATGCCGTTGTAGTTTATGTATTTTTAGTTCATAAAGGTTGGGTGTGGATGAAAAGTGGGCAAAATATTAAGTTTTatggagaaaataaaataagacacaTGAAGAGGGGACACTCATGTGACATGATAACTCCTGTTTGAAGAGCTGACGTGGTAAGGCCTTTATTATGTAAGAAAATATTTCGAGTGCAGCTTCTTATGGCAAAACTAAAGTAGCCTAGTTGTGTACCTAACAAACTGACAGCTGATCTCTCCTTCATTGTGCCCACCGGCACAATGTACATTTCAAAttcctttaattttaaatatgttcatattGTCTATTttgtaaaatagtcagattgtctattcttatttaattcacttaatgtacagaattcacctgcttgctgcatacatgctactactgcacattcacctaATGTTCTTCCTCCCCCCCTCCTTTTGCACAAAtcgaggagcgtgtcaggttacatttcactgtgtgttatacttgtataactgtGCAtgtgaaccttgaaccttgaaccttggcCCTTGAACCTTCTTGTTAATAGGTTGCCGTCCTGGACGTGAATAAAGTTGAAGGAGAGAATCTAGTTAAAGACCTGAATAAAGAGTATGGAGCAGACCGCGCCCTGTTCCTGAGCTGCAATGTTGAATCAGATGAGGAGTTCAAAGGTAATGCACACAAACCTGGAAAAACAAATTGTGAATGGTGGAGGTACCGAAAAGGGGGAAACAGCTGGAAGTGCTAAAGTAAACGGGTCACCGCCTCGTCCTGAAGTAAACAACTGTCGAAAcacatgaaactgatcaaacGCTCTGTGATTTCGTAGTATGTGTTCCAGGCGGCAGATGTTTACCAGATGAAAGGAAGTTTCCAAAATCTGGGGACGTTTTGTCTTGAGTCATGCCAGTGGCATTTGATTGCAGCTGGAAATCCACACTCAATGAAAGCAGAGTAGAATGAGGTCAATGAGGTCTGAAACTGTGGGTAcaagggagagaagaaaagcacgggcttgttttgtttcctcagAGCTCAGAGGAACATTTGAGTCAGATTATATTGTGTGGGAATATACAGGAACATTTAATATTTCCTAGCATTGTTTAGAACGGAATgtttacatgtaaaaaaaacaaaaaaacaaaaaaaactgccgGTCTTTATCATGACATTTCCCATGCCAATTATCCATAAAACCTATCCTAATCTCAAAAAATGTCTCGGGGTTGCCAGTTTATGAATAAGCCTAACCCTGTAAAGGTGGGTGGGAAAGGTCAGCATAGTTGTGAAGTGACTCTTGTAAAATTAAGTGACTCCTGTAAACTCTCTCAGCTGCCTTTCAGAAAGCTGCAGAGACCTTTGGAGGAATCGACATCTTGTGCAACAATGCCGGCATCTTGAATGAGGAAAAGTGGCGGGATATGGTCTCCATAAATCTCGTAAGAAGCTGAAAGCACAACAGACGTGTTAGATTTGCTCTGTCTCCAGTGGATTAATTGCTGAAGATTTCAGAGAGACATTTAGGACAGTTATTGGTCTGACATAATAATGTCACAATAATATTCCTGTTATTCATTTCACAACATTTTATATGCAGGCAAGTGTTCATAGACAGTTGAAAGATTTTCGCCAAATATAAAGTTTGTGTTGTAGGCGGGTGTTATTAGGGGGACTTACCTGGGGCTGGAGCACATGCGCAAGACGAATGGAGGTCGAGGAGGGGTCATCGTCAACGTAGCATCTATGGCAGGTAAATACTGTTTAGTGAAAACTTGGAGAGATCACAGACAAGAGTGTTAGAAGTCATGAAATTcatgtttaaactttaatgTTTTACAATGATTGATACAACCCGTCCTACAGGTCTGGGCCCTTTGCTTACCTGTCCTGTCTATACGGCTACCAAGCACGGAGTGATCGGATTTACTCGAGCCGTTGCGGTAAGAAAGGTTTCCTCGTGATATTGTTCAAGAACATCGAGACGATATTTGTTTGCCTTGTGATATGCTAGCTAGCAGTCTCTATGAACATGCATGCGTGATGCAAGTTTTgccttagtttttttttgtattaagtAATCACATTATGGAAACATCTGAAAGTGCAGGGTGGTTTTTGGTGTGGCCTGTCATTGTGTCAAAATGGTGGAGTTTATCAAAAATTTGATCGGGGTGGTGATTAATCACTGTTTCTTATGATCTAAGTTAGAGAGGGGTAGCTAGCCTAGTGAGTTGTGGTTGTTTCTGTCGCAGCATAGCTGATAGTTGAACAGCCTTCAACTACACATAGACGCAACTCATATGCGTCATATAATTGAGTATGCAGAGGTGAGAAGACAAATGCAAAGATGACATGAGGCAGAATTAAATGAGAAGAGGTGAGACATATATTTGTAACAcacaaaacccccaaaacaaaaaaaagtcctaCAAAAGTTCAGAAAAACGAGAACCAAAACCTAAGAAACGCATAAAGCAGGCAGAACACAGTGCAACTTGGCAACAATGTAATAAAAGGACATAACTATTTAGAACTGAGCATTAACTGATGAGTTGAAACAGCTGGGTAACAAGAAACAGCTGGAACTAGTCAAGTCCAACTAACTCAGGGATGTAAACTACAAACAGTGCTGAAAATCAGatataaacaacaaacaaactaagAATGAAACGGCATCAAATAATCAACACGATTTTAAAATTTAGCAAAAACTCAAGGTCCAACACTCAGGAGCGTGACAGCATGTGTGAATGCTCCTTTAGTCATTAAGAAGTTCTGAAGAAGGTCTGACGATAAAGTTACAAGCTAATCTTTACTGGTAGTACTTGCAAAGCTACATTTTTGCAGGGCAAGTACCAACTTGCCCTCTCAGAAAATGTGTATTATTATCATATTAGGATATTGTGTAATGTGTCTTAGCAAACAACAGTGCAAAGGAGTTAACAATGATTACTCTGctgggggattttttttctgttggatAACAAAtccaataaaacacacacaactgaTATTAGCCTCTTAAAGTGTTTACAGCCTCACAGCTTTTTCAACCTGTTTGGTGCTAAGGACAGCAGACATAACTTATTAATCTTGAAAACTGTGAAAGTTTAAATAAGTGTCCAAACTCGTTATTAAAATATCATTCGATACTTCAAAAGAGCACAAAACATTATAAGAGACTGCTCTTAATATAACACTTGCACGCACTGACCAATGACTGCAGTGGTAACAGACTATTGCTGCTATTGTGCTGCTCTCTGGATAGTTGGAGTTTATTTATGCTATTGTATCATTAGTgttgttttgcagttttataCTCTAATTTAAACACCATATTGCAGCTGCACTCTTAAATTGTTATTTGTTCTGCTTACAGTGGCAATAAAGCTATTCTCTTCCATTGAATTAAAATGGCAGCACCTTGGTTCAGTAGGTCTAATACCAGTTTTATAAAATACATTAGATTAAAAGAGAATTATGAaatgttcaaagaaatcatttacagcagctattttttttgttagtgTTCCTGTGATATTATTGAAGACTGGGTGATTTAGTTATACGTAAAACCAGTTGTACACTGGTGTGTTGGTGTGCTGCCAGATGGTACTTCATTAGAATAAGCACAAGCTAAATGAAGACATCCATCACCATATATGTGACTaaccacacaaaaaagaaagtgtCATTGCAAATTAGTTGTACCAGCAATTGTCAAGGCAGTGTCATTATGTTATTTTGAAATCCTTCCTCAAAATACGACCCCCCCTGCACAGAAAGCCTTAGAGCTATGTTGTTGAGTCATTCATCTGATAGAACACAGTTATGCATTTATTATTAAAGTGACCTGTATGGACGATAAGAGCTTTTCTTCTATACACCAACAAAGTGGATTTTAACATTTCTTGCAAACTCTCAATGTGACGTCCAATTATATGTTGACACAAGTGAAGGAGGCAAACATTATAGTGATGGGAATtctggctctttttagagaactggctctttcggctcccaaccggctcttcaggttgttttgttgctttaattaatttattatcaacaacaatataaaattatgcacaaaatgaattaataatataaaaaatttgttttttatttatatatgtttattatataaatatgcttttatttatgcactccacataaaataaattataaaatacaaaaccaACTATTGGTTTTGTCACAGACTTCTGCAAAAACTGTCTAATAGAGCTCTGGGTTGGTTTAGGTGGTTGTGGTGGTATACTGCAAATCCTGttgatgcagcagcagcaacacttCATTAATATCACACTCAACTGACTGCGTTTCATCTTCCCATTGCACTGATGGGTGGACAATTCTCAGGTGCCTGTGCATGTTGTTTGTGGAGCCTGCTCTATATGATATCCTTTTCTTGCAGACTCGACACTCTGCCTACGTATTgtcaataaaattgaaatggtTCCAGATTTTGCTTATTTTCTTGGTGTCACTCATTTTCactactatacctttctaatgtgatgaTGTTGTCTCTTGTTGTTGCCCCTGgctctttttctccttctctccctctccctcctgctcaACATCGTCACATTAGAAAGTTATAGTAGTGAAAATGAGTGACACCAAGAAAATAAGCAAAATCTGGAACCATTACAATTTTATTGACAATACATAGGCAGAGTGTCGAGTCTGCAAGAAGAGGATATGCACAGGCACCTGAGAACTGTCCACCCATCAGTGCAATGGGAAGATGAAACGCAGTCAGTTGAGTGTGATATTAATGAAGATGCCAGTGTGTCTactgcacaggtgcagttttagatgtgtccttgatccaacacagctgatttaaatgccTAAatcacctcctcaacatgtcttggggttctccagaagcctgtcAAATCGTTTTGAGGTCCGTAAGcgcaaccagaattcatacataaggcgcaccgaaTTATAAGGCTCACTGTTgctttttgag from Oreochromis niloticus isolate F11D_XX linkage group LG10, O_niloticus_UMD_NMBU, whole genome shotgun sequence includes the following:
- the LOC100700303 gene encoding uncharacterized protein LOC100700303, with product MALNGKTAVVTGAAMGIGRSIAELLLQNGAKVAILDMNEAAGQSLVETLNKEHGPDRVLFLLCNVESGEEIKAAFQKTVETFGGIDILVNNAGIFNEIMWEKTIGINLAGCIRGAYLVIEHMNKLTGGRGGVIVNVASIAGIGLLSCCPVYTATKHGVVGFTRAFAAASVASGYGIRMNALCPGFAQTDLFSSVQSRLGQFSNLAGANQELIEKLGVLTSAEVVQGFLELVTDETKNGQALIVLPKEKKYATFPVSPTDTAEMALDGKTAIVTGAAMGIGKAITEILLKNGAKVAVLDVNKVEGENLVKDLNKEYGADRALFLSCNVESDEEFKAAFQKAAETFGGIDILCNNAGILNEEKWRDMVSINLAGVIRGTYLGLEHMRKTNGGRGGVIVNVASMAGLGPLLTCPVYTATKHGVIGFTRAVAAASAASNYGIRVNALCPSFVETELFTTIKHNLGQFAHLEGVANQLVEKLGVLNTPEVAECILELVTDETKNGEAFMVSTERKGYFPFPSLSSTNKP